CTCTGCCCTTCTGATGAGCTCCTTAACTCTCTCTATCCTGTATTCCTCTATCACCCTCAAGACGCTCTCTAGTTCTTCCCTCTTTTCTTCCTCCTCCCATTCCTTAATTTTCCTCTTAATAACCTCCTCAAGCTCGTCCCTCTTGACAACGGCAAAGTCATCAAGTCTTATTACCTCGATATCCTCTCCCTCGAGCAGGACGGGGATTCTCTCTTCCTTGAACACTTCATAAACTGAAACTGGCAACTCCTTTTGGGAAACTATGGCTTTTATCTTTTTCTTTACGAGGTGCTCTGCTATCTTCTTTCCCGCCCCGGCGGGGTTTATCACGTATAATATATCGCCTCTCTTTATTCCGATATCTTCTTCAAGCTCCTCTAATGCCTTCCAAGTTAGGCTCTCAAGAACTTTCATCGGGTACACTTTTCCACTAAGCTCGAGTCTATGCATCTTCCTAGTTTGAGCAAGTTTTCTTGCTAAAATTTCAACTTTCTCTTTTTCTTCTCTTAGCTTCTTCTCCAAAATAGCTATTCTTTCATCTCTTGCTCTAATTTCACGCTCTTTCAGGACCCTAAACCTTACTTCTTCATCAAATTCAGCAAGTTTCCTCTCCAGCCTTTCAATAATCTTCCTTTGCTCTTCGATTACCGCCCTAAGCTCGGCATTTTCCCTCTCAAGTTCCGTTATTGCCTCTTCGAGGGCCTTTATCTTCTCAATGTAGGGTGTTACATCAACCTCGGGCTTAACATCTTCATGATGCTCCTCCTTTGGCCTCTCAGCAAGCTTAACTTTCATTATGGCCTCTCCGAGGCTGTATCCCGTTAAAACGAGAGCTTTTATTTCGTTTCTTTTCTTCCATAAGCCAACTTCTCTTAACTTGGCTTCAATGTGCTCGAATTTTGGCTTGTACCTTAGGTATGCTTTGTAGGCGGCGGCCAGGGCATCCCTTTGGTGATCATCTTCAACGGAAATTCCGAGGTTCCTTAAGAGTTCATTCTTTTCTTCCACCTTGAGGCTTTCCTTGGGGACGAAAAGTTGTGCTTTAAACGACCTTGCTATCTTTTCAACTAATCCTGGGGCAGGATTAACGTCGGTGGCAACTATCACCGGATGCCCAATTTCACTTATAAACCGGACTATCTCGCTTAGGGCCATATTCTTCTCACTGTATATTGCAAGTACCTTACCGTCAAGGTCTATCGCGGCGATCCCAACGGTTATCCCAGGATCCAGACCAACTATGATACTCTTCCTTTCCTCTATTGCAGTTTCGGCCTTTAGGGGGACGAATTCAAGAACTTTCCTTTCGACTGGCTTTATCCTAACTTCAACGTCTCCACCTCGCATTGGTTTTACCAACCCTGCAAGCTCCTCCCTGCTGGCATAAACTTTGAACTCTCCTCTCGAGACGCCGTAATCCCTCTCCTCTATCTCCAAGTCAAAGGGTATATCTGCCCTCCTGAGGGCTTCCTCAATCTGTCTAACCTTAGCCTGGACTAAGCTATGCACCCTCCTTCTGTACCTATCTTGGCTCCATCCTCCTTTCCCTTGACTCCTTCCCCTAGTTACCGTTATTAAGACTTCGTCTTCAAAAGCTAAGACCTCATAACCAACTCCTTTAGAAGCGAGAAGGGCAGCAACCTTTGCTTCCTCGTATGGATCGAACTTATCCGTAATCCTAATTCCGTGCTCCTTAGCTAAACTCCACAGTGATCTTTGTTCCCCTGGTCTTCCAGTTACTTGAACTAATTTGGTCCCCTCGGGAAGTGCACGAAGGAACTTCCTCAAATCCTCCCCTAACTCGGTAACACTATCCATGGCAATTATGTCTGGTCTCTTGGCCCTAATAAACCGGATTAGTCGATATAAGTTAAACTCTCCCTTTCTCTCAATCTTTCCATTAAACCAAGTTACAACAGCAAACCTTTTGGGATTCTCACTGATTATATCAATTCCGATAATTAGGATGACTCATCACCTCGTCGATTCTCTCTTATTATTTAGAACCTTTAAGAGGGTTATAAAGCCAGTTGTGCATAATATATAACGATGGTGATATATAACGATGGTGCGCCACACTAATGGGAAGAGTGATATGGCTCAAAAACCAAAAAGAGAGTTAGGATACCTGTCCGCATCACGCTCGATCCAGTTGTGTTCGATGTTCTTGATAAGATTACGAGAAATAGGAGTCAATTTATTGAGGAGGCCATTATAATGAGGCTTTTACATAAAAATTTGCTTCCAAAAGACAAAAGAAGTTAGAATGACTTTGGCGGGCCGGGCGGGATTTGAACCCGCGACCACCGGGTTAAAAGCCCGGTGCTCTAACCAGGCTGAGCTACCGGCCCACCCGATGAGTAACTCGCCAGAAGTTTTATAAGCTTTTTTGTGGAGAGCTATGTTGATAAATCCCTGAGGGGCCAGCAACTTCAGAGAGGTGGGGGTGACATAGTTGGAAGTAATCATCGAGAAGTTCAAGCCAAAAGTTACCAGACCGTTTAAGAGAAAGAATGAGTGGTGGGTAAAGCTTATCACTGAAGATGGAGAGTACATTATGAAGTTTAAGAGCCCAATAGAGGCAGAGGATGTGGTCTATGGTCTTCTCGATTTGCAGGTTTATGGTGGAAAAGTCAAGCTTAAGCTAAGAGAGGGAAATGTAATAGAGGATATTGAAGTTCTTGAGATATATAAACCCTCCGCTAAAGAGCTTGTCGATGAGTATTTGACGAAATGATCTTTCCCCACCCTTCTTGAATATCTTCCTTAAAGTATATATAGGGTTATGTCCATATTAATTCATTGGGAGAAGTGGTTAAAATTGGGAGGTCAAGGGGATGGCCAGAAGGAGCAAGGCCCTTCTTGAAATAGCAAGAGATATCGGAGGGGAAGAAGCTGTTGAGGTTATAAAAGCTCTCGAAAAGAAAGGAGAAGCTACTGATGAAGAGCTTGCTGAAATTACTGGGATTAGGGTTAATACAGTCAGGAAGATTCTTTATGCACTTTACGATGCTAAGTTGGCGGATTTTAAGAGAATAAGAGATGATGAAACGGGATGGTACTACTATTATTGGCACATAGAAACTAAAAGATTGCCCGAAATAATTAGGGCTAGGAAAATGCAGGAACTTGAAAAACTAAAGAAAATGTTACAAGAAGAGACTAATGAAGTGTACTATCATTGCGGCACCCCAGGACATCCAAAGTTAACGTTTGATGAAGCTTTTGAGTACGGGTTTACGTGTCCAATATGCGGGGAGATACTTCATGAATACGATAATTCAGCAATAATAGAAGAACTCAAAAAGAGAATTGAAGAACTGGAAATCGAGTTAGGCCTCAGAAAACCTCCAAAATCTAAAACTAAAAAAAGTAGGAAAAAGTGAAGGGTCATGGAAGTCATGATTCCCCAAAAGATATATGGGGACAGGAGCGGGTTTAATAAGTTAAATAAAAGGTTAAAATCGTTAATTGGAGATTTAGATGTTAACTGGAAAATTTCCATAACTACAAGGCAGTGGGTTAAGATAACCCTTGAAGGGGAGGATGAGGAGATATCGATGAACCTTATTAGAGAGGAATGGGGTGAAATTCCTTATTCACTGTCGAATATAAATGAAGGGGATGTCTTTTTTGGTCGGTTAATAGATCTTGGTAAAGTTGGATATGGCATTTATGTTGACATAGGAATATTAAAACCAAGACCCAAAGATGCTCTAGTCCCCTTATACTGGCTCAAGCGGACATTTGGGGAAAAGCCTGTAAGACAAATGATAAGGGAGTTTGGATGGGTAGACTATCTCCCAGTAGAAATTAGAATAGAAAAAGTTGAAAGACTAGCCCAGGAAATTGAAGCATACTTCACGGAGAGGTGGATCAAAAAGATAAAAGGATGGACAAGTGATAAGTACGATAAGTTATTCATCGTTGGAACGATTAGTGAGAAGGTTGAGAGGGCGCTAGTGGAAACCGGCCATAGCAGAGACGTTAGAAGGATAGAAGAACTTGGACTTATGGAAACTATGCTGATCTTAAAAAAAGGAACCCACGCTCCAGGAATTATAAAGGAAATAGGACCATATATAAAGCCAGCCAAGATAGGAGCTATAAAGTTTCCTCGGGATGAGGGAGAGAGATGACTAACCTAACACTGGTAGCCGCCAAAAGCAGAACAAACGCTTGCGTTGCATAGGGGATAAAGGGAGCCATAAATAGGGAGAATACCAATAATGTAAGTGTCTGTCTTTTTCTTAATATGTTCCCTTTCTCAACGTAAATTGAGTAA
This window of the Pyrococcus kukulkanii genome carries:
- a CDS encoding DUF460 domain-containing protein produces the protein MDSVTELGEDLRKFLRALPEGTKLVQVTGRPGEQRSLWSLAKEHGIRITDKFDPYEEAKVAALLASKGVGYEVLAFEDEVLITVTRGRSQGKGGWSQDRYRRRVHSLVQAKVRQIEEALRRADIPFDLEIEERDYGVSRGEFKVYASREELAGLVKPMRGGDVEVRIKPVERKVLEFVPLKAETAIEERKSIIVGLDPGITVGIAAIDLDGKVLAIYSEKNMALSEIVRFISEIGHPVIVATDVNPAPGLVEKIARSFKAQLFVPKESLKVEEKNELLRNLGISVEDDHQRDALAAAYKAYLRYKPKFEHIEAKLREVGLWKKRNEIKALVLTGYSLGEAIMKVKLAERPKEEHHEDVKPEVDVTPYIEKIKALEEAITELERENAELRAVIEEQRKIIERLERKLAEFDEEVRFRVLKEREIRARDERIAILEKKLREEKEKVEILARKLAQTRKMHRLELSGKVYPMKVLESLTWKALEELEEDIGIKRGDILYVINPAGAGKKIAEHLVKKKIKAIVSQKELPVSVYEVFKEERIPVLLEGEDIEVIRLDDFAVVKRDELEEVIKRKIKEWEEEEKREELESVLRVIEEYRIERVKELIRRAEEERQ
- the tfe gene encoding transcription factor E, which gives rise to MARRSKALLEIARDIGGEEAVEVIKALEKKGEATDEELAEITGIRVNTVRKILYALYDAKLADFKRIRDDETGWYYYYWHIETKRLPEIIRARKMQELEKLKKMLQEETNEVYYHCGTPGHPKLTFDEAFEYGFTCPICGEILHEYDNSAIIEELKKRIEELEIELGLRKPPKSKTKKSRKK
- a CDS encoding DUF2110 family protein, whose product is MEVMIPQKIYGDRSGFNKLNKRLKSLIGDLDVNWKISITTRQWVKITLEGEDEEISMNLIREEWGEIPYSLSNINEGDVFFGRLIDLGKVGYGIYVDIGILKPRPKDALVPLYWLKRTFGEKPVRQMIREFGWVDYLPVEIRIEKVERLAQEIEAYFTERWIKKIKGWTSDKYDKLFIVGTISEKVERALVETGHSRDVRRIEELGLMETMLILKKGTHAPGIIKEIGPYIKPAKIGAIKFPRDEGER